Proteins found in one Polyodon spathula isolate WHYD16114869_AA chromosome 10, ASM1765450v1, whole genome shotgun sequence genomic segment:
- the LOC121321708 gene encoding leucine-rich repeat protein SHOC-2, with translation MSSTLGKDSKEKDLKGPSGKEREKEVKALGSFSKDGKETKTKGKDAKEGKKDSSGAPPGVAFSVDNTIKRPNPAAGTRKKSSNAEVIKELNKCREETSTRLDLSKRSIHMLPTSVKELTQLTELYLYSNKLQSLPAEVGCLAGLVTLALSENSLTSLPDSLDSLKKLRMLDLRHNKLREIPPVVYRLPSLTTLYLRFNRITTVEKDIKNLSKLTMLSIRENKIKQLPAEIGELCNLITLDVAHNQLEHLPKEIGNCTQITNLDLQHNELLDLPETIGNLSSLNRLGLRYNRLSAIPKSLAKCRELEELNLENNNISVLPEGLLSSLVNLTSLTLARNCFQSYPVGGPSQFSTIYSLNMEHNRINKIPFGIFSRAKVLSKLNMKDNQLTSLPLDFGTWTSMVELNLATNQLTKIPEDVCGLVSLEVLILSNNLLRKLPHGVGNLRKLRELDLEENKLETLPNEIAYLKDLQKLVLTNNQLTTLPRGIGHLINLTHLGLGENLIQHLPEEIGTLENLEELYLNDNPNLHSLPFELALCSKLSIMSIENCPLSHLPPQIVAGGPSFIIQFLKMQGPYRAMV, from the exons ATGAGTAGTACATTAGGCAAAGACTCGAAAGAAAAGGACCTCAAAGGTCCTTCGGGTAAGGAAAGGGAAAAGGAGGTCAAAGCCTTGGGCAGCTTCAGTAAAGACGGCAAGGAAACCAAGACCAAAGGGAAAGATGCCAAAGAAGGAAAGAAGGACTCTAGTGGGGCGCCTCCTGGGGTGGCCTTTTCTGTAGATAACACAATAAAACGGCCAAACCCAGCAGCAGGTACCCGCAAAAAATCCAGCAATGCTGAGGTGATCAAAGAGCTGAATAAGTGCAGGGAGGAGACCTCCACACGGCTGGACTTGTCCAAGAGGTCTATACACATGCTCCCTACGTCAGTCAAGGAGCTGACACAGCTGACGGAACTGTACCTGTACAGCAACAAGCTGCAGAGCCTGCCCGCTGAAGTAGGCTGCCTGGCAGGCTTAGTGACGTTAGCCCTGAGTGAGAACTCTCTCACCAGCTTGCCTGACTCGCTGGACAGCTTGAAGAAACTGAGAATGCTGGATCTCCGGCATAACAAACTGCGAGAGATCCCGCCGGTGGTATACCGGCTTCCCTCCCTCACCACCCTCTACCTGCGATTTAACCGCATCACTACTGTGGAGAAGGATATCAAAAACCTGTCAAAACTCACCATGCTGAGCATCCGTGAGAACAAGATTAAACAGCTCCCTGCTGAAATAG GGGAATTGTGTAACCTCATTACGCTGGATGTAGCGCACAATCAGCTCGAACACCTTCCGAAAGAGATTGGAAATTGCACACAGATAACTAATCTTGATTTGCAGCACAATGAGCTTCTGGACCTCCCTGAAACTATAG GTAACTTGTCAAGTCTAAATCGCTTGGGTCTGCGGTACAACAGGCTGTCGGCTATCCCTAAATCATTAGCAAAGTGCAGAGAATTGGAAGAGCTAAACCTTGAGAACAATAATATCTCTGTGCTACCAGAG GGTCTCCTGTCTAGCCTGGTCAATTTGACCAGTTTAACACTGGCCAGAAACTGCTTCCAGTCATATCCTGTAGGCGGTCCATCACAGTTTTCTACTATATATTCCCTCAACATGGAGCACAACCGCATCAACAAAATCCCCTTTGGCATCTTCTCCAGAGCCAAAGTGTTAAGTAAGCTGAACATGAAG GACAATCAGCTCACCTCTCTGCCACTTGATTTTGGGACCTGGACTAGTATGGTTGAGCTTAACCTGGCCACGAACCAGCTGACTAAGATTCCTGAGGATGTGTGCGGTCTTGTCTCACTTGAG GTTCTAATCCTGTCAAACAATCTCCTACGGAAGCTGCCTCATGGCGTAGGTAACCTACGGAAATTACGAGAGTTAGACTTGGAGGAAAATAAGTTGGAAACTCTCCCAAATGAAATTGCTTACCTGAAAGATTTACAG AAACTGGTCCTGACTAATAATCAGCTGACAACCCTCCCCAGGGGGATTGGACATCTCATCAACCTGACTCACCTGGGACTGGGAGAGAACCTTATACAACACCTCCCCGAGGAGATCG GTACACTGGAGAATCTTGAGGAGCTCTATTTGAATGATAACCCCAATCTCCACAGCCTTCCCTTTGAGCTGGCTCTGTGCAGCAAGCTGTCAATCATGAGCATTGAAAACTGCCCCCTCAGCCATCTCCCTCCACAGATTGTCGCTGGTGGCCCCTCCTTCATCATTCAGTTTCTAAAGATGCAGGGCCCTTACCGTGCCATGGTCTGA
- the LOC121321710 gene encoding programmed cell death protein 4-like: MATECQAWLNVENSSLLSSDDEKVVTLNTDDEINGNWITATSSTVHEARVKAKAKRRLRKNSSRDSGRGDSLSDNGESVRAVPVTPTSPKGKLLDRKSRSGKGRGLPKKGGAGGKGVWGYPGEVYDLEEVDVRDPNYDEDQENCVYETVVLPLDEGVFEKTVTPIVQEYFEHGDTNEVAELLRELNLGEMKSGVPMLAVSLALEAKASHRELTSRLLTDLCGKLLSRDDVEKSFDRLLRELPELVLDTPGAPQLVGQFIARAVGDKILSKDYIESYKGKVDCDHARAALDKAAVLLKMSKGGLWGTGGGQRPVNQLMKEIDLLLKEYLLSGDVAEAERCLQELEVPHFYHEFIYEAVVMVLESTGETTFKMVLQLLKFLWESSVITVDQMRRGFERVYMEIPEINIDVPHAYSVLEQFVEQSFNAGVITKKLRDLCPCRGRKRFVSEGDGGRLKLESN; encoded by the exons ATGGCGACAGAATGTCAGGCGTGGCTTAATGTGG AAAACAGCTCCTTGCTCTCTAGCGACGATGAAAAGGTGGTAACCCTGAACACTGATGATGAGATCAATGGGAACTGGATCACAGCAACCTCATCCACCGTCCATGAGGCTCGGGTGAAGGCCAAAGCAAAGAGACGCCTCCGGAAGAACTCGTCTCGAGACTCCGGGCGGGGGGACTCCCTCAGCGATAACGGGGAGAGCGTCCGAGCTGTGCCTGTCACTCCCACCAGCCCCAAGGGAAAGCTGCTGGACAGAAAGTCCCGGTCTGGGAAAGGGAGAGGTCTGCCAAAGAAAG GTGGAGCAGGAGGTAAAGGGGTTTGGGGCTATCCTGGTGAGGTGTATGATCTTGAAGAAGTCGATGTCAGGGATCCCAATTATGATGAGGACCAG GAGAACTGTGTGTATGAAACTGTCGTCTTGCCCTTGGATGAAGGAGTCTTTGAGAAGACTGTGACACCAATTGTCCAGGAATACTTTGAACATGGAGACACAAATGAAGTTGCG GAGCTGCTGCGTGAGCTGAACCTGGGTGAGATGAAGAGTGGCGTGCCAATGTTGGCAGTATCGCTTGCGCTGGAGGCTAAAGCAAGCCACCGAGAGCTGACATCCAGGCTCCTGACTGACCTGTGTGGGAAGCTGTTGAGCAGAGATGATGTGGAGAAATCGTTTGACAGGCTCCTCAGGGAGCTGCCAGAGCTAGTCCTCGACACTCCAGGGGCACCACAG CTTGTTGGTCAGTTCATTGCGCGGGCAGTTGGGGATAAGATTCTCTCCAAGGATTACATTGAGAGCTACAAAGGGAAAGTGGACTGTGACCATGCCAG AGCTGCTTTGGACAAGGCAGCAGTACTCCTCAAAATGAGTAAGGGAGGACTGTGGGGAACAGGAGGAGGTCAGCGACCTGTCAATCAGTTAATGAAAGAG ATTGACCTATTGCTGAAGGAGTACCTGCTGTCAGGTGATGTAGCAGAAGCAGAGAGGTGCCTGCAGGAACTGGAAGTGCCACATTTTTACCATGAGTTTATCTATGAG gCAGTGGTCATGGTTTTGGAATCCACTGGAGAAACCACATTTAAAATGGTGCTGCAGCTACTGAAATTTCTGTGGGAGTCCTCTGTCATTACTGTAGACCAAATGAGAAGG GGTTTTGAAAGAGTTTACATGGAAATTCCAGAGATTAACATAGATGTGCCACATGCCTATTCTGTGCTGGAGCAATTTGTGGAACAGAGCTTTAACGCAGGTGTTATCACCAAAAAACTGAGGGACCTTTGCCCATGCAG GGGACGTAAAAGGTTTGTAAGTGAAGGAGATGGTGGACGCCTTAAACTTGAAAGCAACTGA
- the LOC121321518 gene encoding alpha-2A adrenergic receptor-like: MFNVENQPLGKEAFFAMDCPSCNYSLTINDTEPGGKGAPYSIQITVSLIILVGILILLTVFGNVLVVIAVFTSRALKAPQNLFLVSLASADILVATLVMPFSLANELMGYWYFGKVWCEIYLALDVLFCTSSIVHLCAISLDRYWSITKAIEYNLKRTPRRIKCIIFIVWVISAVISFPPLISMEKEQGKQEDPRCKINDEKWYIISSCICSFFAPCIIMILVYIRIYQIAKKRTRVPTSKRNNNEVDRKQNGFVEKDCPEKLDGEEKDPAGDQEMNGEDLEESSSSDHNVNNPCSIKKKSSKTQGKTRTKLSQIKPGDNLSKREEEPAVKVSRWKGRQNREKRFTFVLAVVIGVFVVCWFPFFFTYSLTAICFSCNVPETLFKFFFWFGYCNSSLNPVIYTIFNHDFRRSFKKILCRGDRKRMV, from the coding sequence ATGTTCAACGTGGAGAATCAACCATTGGGAAAAGAAGCATTCTTTGCAATGGACTGCCCCAGTTGTAACTATAGCCTGACGATCAATGACACTGAGCCAGGGGGGAAAGGAGCTCCCTACTCAATCCAAATCACTGTATCCCTGATCATTCTAGTGGGGATCCTCATTCTCCTTACAGTGTTTGGCAACGTCCTCGTTGTTATAGCAGTGTTTACCAGCAGGGCTTTGAAAGCCCCACAAAACTTATTTTTGGTCTCTTTAGCATCTGCAGATATCTTGGTGGCCACCCTGGTCATGCCCTTTTCCCTGGCCAATGAACTAATGGGCTACTGGTACTTTGGCAAAGTCTGGTGCGAGATCTATCTGGCCTTGGATGTCTTGTTTTGCACGTCTTCAATCGTCCACCTGTGCGCCATAAGTCTGGATAGGTACTGGTCCATCACCAAGGCCATTGAGTACAACCTCAAGAGAACTCCACGAAGGATCAAATGCATCATATTTATTGTCTGGGTGATCTCGGCAGTCATATCCTTCCCACCCTTAATTTCAATGGAAAAAGAACAGGGGAAGCAAGAAGACCCCCGGTGTAAAATCAACGACGAGAAGTGGTACATCATCTCCTCCTGTATATGTTCCTTTTTTGCCCCCTGCATCATCATGATTCTCGTTTACATTCGAATCTACCAGATCGCCAAGAAGAGAACGAGGGTCCCCACCAGCAAGAGAAACAACAATGAGGTTGACAGAAAGCAGAATGGCTTTGTGGAGAAGGACTGCCCCGAGAAACTGGATGGGGAAGAGAAGGACCCAGCTGGAGACCAGGAGATGAACGGAGAAGACTTAGAAGAGTCCTCCTCTTCTGACCACAACGTCAATAACCCTTGCTCGATCAAGAAAAAGAGCAGCAAGACACAAGGGAAGACAAGGACCAAGCTGAGCCAGATCAAACCAGGGGATAACCTCTCTAAAAGGGAGGAAGAGCCAGCTGTGAAGGTGTCGCGGTGGAAAGGAAGGCAGAACAGAGAAAAGAGATTCACTTTCGTGCTTGCAGTGGTGATCGGGGTGTTTGTGGTTTGCTGGTTCCCCTTCTTCTTCACCTACAGCTTGACTGCCATCTGTTTCTCATGCAATGTCCCCGAGACCCTGTTCaagtttttcttttggtttggcTACTGTAACAGCTCTCTCAACCCGGTTATATACACAATATTCAACCATGACTTCAGGAGGTCTTTCAAAAAGATTCTTTGCAGAGGAGACAGAAAGAGGATGGTTTAA